From the genome of Triticum aestivum cultivar Chinese Spring chromosome 3B, IWGSC CS RefSeq v2.1, whole genome shotgun sequence, one region includes:
- the LOC123067081 gene encoding GDSL esterase/lipase At5g45910 produces the protein METTRGFLGLPSWRILLCLAAGWMAAEAAPLPQYYNAIFSFGDSFSDTGNFVIINSGKLPNMPKFPPPYARCSNGRLVIDFLAEALGVPLLPPSANKGTNFSQGANFAVMGATALDLKYFRDNNVWSIPPFNTSMNCQLEWFQEVKDTICSSPQECKEFFGKALFVFGELGGNDYSFAWKAEWSLDKVKTQMVPKVVESIIGGIEALLDEGARHVLVPGNLPAGCIPITLTMYPSEDRSDYDPRTGCLKKFNGVALYHNAVLRVALDSLQRRRPDSRIIYADYYTPYIQFARTPHLYGYKKGALRACCGGGGPYNYNMSSSCGLPGATVCDDPDAHVSWDGIHLTEAPYRFIANTWLKGPYAHPPLASVVRNDMVY, from the exons ATGGAGACGACGAGGGGGTTCTTGGGGTTGCCGTCGTGGCGCATCCTCTTGTGCCTGGCCGCCGGTtggatggcggcggaggcggcaccgTTGCCGCAGTACTACAACGCCATATTCAGCTTCGGCGACTCCTTCTCCGACACGGGCAACTTCGTCATCATCAACTCCGGCAAGCTGCCCAACATGCCCAAGTTCCCGCCGCCCTACGCCCGCTGCTCCAACGGCCGTCTCGTCATCGACTTCCTCG CCGAGGCGTTGGGAGtgccgctgctgccgccgtcggCGAACAAGGGCACCAACTTCAGCCAGGGCGCCAACTTCGCGGTGATGGGCGCCACCGCGCTggacctcaagtacttccgggacAACAACGTGTGGAGCATCCCGCCCTTCAACACTTCCATGAACTGCCAGCTCGAGTGGTTCCAAGAGGTCAAGGACACCATTTGCTCCTCCCCGCAAG AGTGCAAGGAATTTTTCGGGAAGGCGCTTTTTGTGTTCGGCGAGCTGGGCGGCAACGACTACAGCTTCGCGTGGAAGGCTGAGTGGAGCCTGGACAAGGTGAAGACCCAGATGGTGCCCAAGGTGGTGGAGTCCATCATCGGCGGCATCGAGGCTCTGCTCGACGAGGGTGCGCGGCACGTGCTCGTGCCGGGCAACCTCCCCGCCGGGTGCATCCCCATCACGCTCACCATGTACCCGTCCGAGGACCGCAGCGACTACGACCCGCGCACCGGCTGCCTCAAGAAGTTCAACGGCGTCGCCCTCTACCACAACGCCGTGCTCCGCGTCGCCCTCGAcagcctccagcgccgccgcccggaTTCCCGCATCATCTACGCCGACTACTACACCCCCTACATCCAATTCGCACGCACACCCCACCTCTACG GGTACAAGAAGGGAGCCCTGAGGGCGtgctgcggcggcggtggcccgTACAACTACAACATGAGCTCGTCGTGTGGGCTTCCCGGCGCCACGGTGTGCGATGACCCAGACGCACACGTCAGCTGGGACGGCATCCACCTCACCGAGGCGCCCTACCGCTTCATCGCCAACACCTGGCTCAAGGGCCCCTACGCGCACCCACCCCTCGCCAGCGTCGTCCGCAACGATATGGTCTATTAA